CGATGGTCGCCGCCCTGCACCCCGACCTGGAGTTCTCCCTCGAACGCGGCCACCGCGCCATCTACGCCCTGGTGGTCAGCAGCCGCGAAGACCCCCGGCTGCGCCCCTGCACGGACGCCTGGATCAAAGCCGCGCCCCCCGAGGACATGATCTGGGAGTACCACGACTCCGTCCCCGCCGTCCCCGACCCGACCCTCGTCACCATCAACCTCGGCCCGCGCCGCATCCGGCTCGCCGACGTGCGCGTCGTCGCCCAGGTCTCCGACGGCCTGGTCGACGTCGCCGTCCACCACCCCGAGTTCGCCACCCTGGACGACACCGCCCGGCAGACCCTGACGTTCCTGCCCCTGGACGTCACCCTCGGTGAACGACTGGCCGGTGAACGACTCGGTCGAGTGGAAACCGCGTCGACCGAACCGGACGGCGCGATCGACCTCCTGGAGTTCCGCGAACTGGTCCGCGCGATGACCGGCGACGAACCCTGAAATTGTCGTACCCCCTGACTACGCTCACCCCGTGACCAGCAACGACCCGGTGAACCCGCCCCCCGTCGAGGGCGTCGAGGACGTGCCCGCCGACGTGCGCGCCCAGCACGCCGCACTGGCCGAGGTGGTGCGCGCGCACCAGTTCCGCTACTACGTCCTCGACTCGCCGACGGTCAGCGACGGCGAGTTCGACGCGCTGCTGCGCGAGCTGGAAGCGCTGGAGCAGGCCCACCCCGGCCTCGCCACCCCCGACTCGCCCACCCAGCTCGTCGGCGGCACGTTCTCCACCGAGTTCAAGGCCGTCGACCACCTGGAGCGGATGCTCAGCCTCGACAACGTCTTCTCCCACGACGAGCTGCGCGGCTGGTTCGACCGGGTCGCCAAGGAGGTCGAGGGCGCCCACTTCCTGTGCGAGCTGAAGATCGACGGCCTGGCCGTCAACCTGCTCTACGAGCACGGCAAGCTCGTCCGCGCGCTCACCCGCGGCGACGGGCGGACCGGCGAGGACGTCACCCTCAACGTCCGCACGCTCGACAGCGTCCCCGAAGCGCTGACCGGCTCCGACGACTACCCCGTGCCCGCCCTGGTCGAGGTGCGCGGCGAGGTGTTCTTCGCCATCGAGGACTTCCTGGAGCTCAACGCCAGGCTCGTGGAAGCAGGCCGACCGCCGTTCGCCAACCCGCGCAACACCGCCGCCGGGTCGCTGCGGCAGAAGGACCCGAAGGTCACCGCGTCCCGCAAGCTGCAGATGATCTGCCACGGCCTCGGCAAGCGCGACGGCTTCGAACCCGGCCGGCAGTCCGAGTCCTACGAGGCGCTGCGCGCGTGGGGGCTGCCGGTGTCCCCGCACACCAAGGTGCTCAGCACGTTCGAGGAGGTCAGCGCCCACGTCGAGTACTGGGGCGGGCACCGGCACGACGCCGTGCACGAGATCGACGGCGTGGTCGTCAAGGTCGACGAGGTCTCGTCCCAGCGCCGCCTCGGCACCACCTCCCGCGCACCGCGCTGGGCGATCGCGTTCAAGTACCCGCCCGAGGAGGCGACGACCACCCTGCTGGACATCCAGGTGCAGGTCGGCCGCACCGGCCGCGTGACACCGTTCGCCGTGATGGAACCGGTCAAGGTCGCCGGCTCCACCGTCGCGCGCGCCACCCTGCACAACGCCAGCGAGGTCAAGCGCAAGGGCGTGCTGATCGGCGACCGCATCGTCATCCGCAAAGCGGGCGACGTGATCCCCGAGGTGCTGGGCCCGGTGATCGACGCCCGCCCCGCCGACGCGCGCGCGTTCGAGATGCCCCTGACCTGCCCCGAGTGCGGGCACGCGCTGCGCCCGATGAAGGAAGCCGACGTCGACATCAGGTGCCCCAACGCCGCCGGCTGCCCGGGCCAGCTCCGCGAACGCCTGGCCTACCTGGCGTCCCGCTCGGCGCTGGACGTCGAAGTCCTCGGCTTCGAGGCCGCGGCGGCGCTGGTGGAGTCGCCGGTGTACGGGGACGAGGGCGACCTGTTCACCCTCGACGCGGACCGCCTGGCGCAGGTCGACCTGTTCCGCACCAAGGACGGCGAGCTGACCGCCAACGCCCTGAAGCTGCTGGACAACCTCGAAACGGTGAAGAGCCGTCCACTGTGGAGGGTCATCGTCGCCCTCTCCATCCGCCACGTGGGCCCCACCGCCGCCCGCGCCCTGGCCCAGGAGTTCGGCTCCCTGGACCGCATCACCGAGGCCACCGAAGCCGAACTGGCCGCCGCCGAGGGCGTGGGCCCGACCATCGCCACCGCCGTGCGCGAGTGGGTCGACACCCCGTGGCGACAGGCCATCGTCGCCAAGTGGCGCGCCGCCGGCGTGCGCACCACCGAATCCCGCGACACCTCCATCCCCCGCAACCTGGAGGGCCTGTCCATCGTCGTCACGGGCTCCCTCGAAACCTTCTCCCGCGACGAAGCCAAAGAAGCCATCCTGTCCCGCGGCGGCAAGGCGGTGGGCGCGGTGTCGAAGAAGACGGCGTTCGTCGTCGTAGGCGAATCCCCCGGCTCCAAAGCCGACAAGGCAGCACAGCTGAAGGTCCCCATCCTGACCGAAGCAGGCTTCCGAATCCTCCTCACCGAGGGCCCCACCGCCGCCACCGAAGTAGCCCAAATCCCCACCCCTCCCACCCCGGACCCCTCAACCACCGACAACACCCCACCTGCCGACCTTTCTCCCTCCACCCCTCTGACCAGCACTTCTCCCACCCCCTCGCCCCCGATCGAGTGAACCTGCACCACGGACCTCAACATAACGCCGTTTCCAAACCCGCCAAACGTCGGTTAAAACAACGAGGCCCGCACCAACCACCCACCCATCCCACTCACCTCCGACCTCCCCAACCCACGCAACCAACCCAGCACCCCCGCCTCGCACCCGCAGGTGTCGAGAACACAGCCAGCCGCAGGCATGAGCGGGGGCTTGGACCTGGACGTGGAGCATGGGCTGGACAGCATGGGCTGAACAGAGAGCGCGGGCCTGGATGCAGATACGGGTGCAGGCATAGGTGCGGGTGCGGGCGTGACGCTGAGGGAGCGCTCGATCAACGCCGGGACGTGACGTCCGGGAAGCGGCCCACCCACCGCTTCTGCCAGGGCGTCTCCACCGCGCGGCGGTTGTAGTTGGCCCGCGTCCACGTCACGGCTTCACCCGAAGGGACGCCCGCGAGCACTGCCAGGCAGGCGATGACCGTGCCGGTCCGCCCGACACCGCCGCCGCACGCCACCTCGACCCGTTCCCCGGCCACAGCCCGCGCGTGCAGGTCGCGGATCAGCGCCACGGCCTGCTCCGGCGACCTGGGCAGCCGGAAGTCCGGCCACTCGACCCACTCGTGCGCCCACGAGGGCGCGTCCGGGCGCGCCATCACCGCGCGCCGCATCTTGGGCGAACCGAGGTAGAGGGCGTACTCGGGTGTGCCCTCGGGCGTGGGGTTGCGCAGTCCGCGACCGCGCACCCGGGAGCCGTCAGGGAGTTCGATCGCACCGGGAAGGCTCATCCGCCCATCATCGCGCTCCGCGGTCCCGCGGGTGGGCGAGGGGCGACTTCCGGTCCGGGCCTTGATCGCACCCCTTCCGGCGCAGTTGTCTGGACGGGGAACGGCGGTCCGGTGAGGTGGAGGAGTCGCAGATGGCCGACATCGTGGTGAGACCCGCTCGGGAGGACGAGTGGGCGGCGGCGGGTGCGCTCACCGTCGCGGCCTACCAGGCAGACCGCCACATCGACAGCCACACCGGCAAGTACGCCGACACTCTGGTCGACGCGCCCTCCCGAGCCCGCGAGGGCGAGCTGCTGGTGGCGGTGGACGCGGGCGGGGCCGTGCTCGGCACCGTCACGGTGGTCCGGCCCGGCACCCCGTACGCCGAGGTCAGCCGGGACGGCGAGGTCGAGTTCCGGATGCTCGCGGTGAGCCCGGCGGCCCGCGGTCGCGGTGTGGGTGAGGCGTTGGTGCGGGCGGTGATCGCACGGGCGCGCGAGCTGGGCGTGCGGCGGCTGGTGATGAGCAGTTCCGAGCACATGGCCACGGCGCACCGGCTCTACCGGCGGCTGGGGTTCCGGCGGTCGCCCGAGCGCGACTGGCAGCCGGTGCCCGGTGTGGACGTGACCGCGCTCGGGTTCAGCCTCGAACTCGCATGATCTCGTCGCGCAGCGCCCGGTCCCGCGCGGCCCGGTCGTAGAGCAGGCCGACCAGCGTCGCGTGGTCGAGCTCGGCGAGCCGGACGCGCAGCTCCTCGTCCTCCGCGTCCGGCGGCGGCACGGTCAGGCCGCGCTCCAGCAGCACCAGGCCGACCGCGACGCAGTGCTTGCAGAAGAACCCCTGCGACCCGTACGGGCAGGTGCAGCTCCCGACCAGCCGGGTGTCCTCCCACCGCAGCGCCACCAGGTACTCGGCCGCGCCGACCACGACGCCGTCGACGTGCCGCGAGCGCACGGCCAGCTCCACCACGGAGGCCCGGTAGGTCAGCCCGCGCCAGTACGACTTGGCGCCCGCGTGGTGGCGCAGCAGGGCTGGGGTCAGCGTCGGCATGGCGGTATCCAACACCTTGTGGTTCGGTGGGTTTCGTGCTCCAGGCTTGTCTGAACGGCGCCCGTGAGCCGGGCAGCCACCCTAGTGTGCCGATCACCCCGCAGCAGCTGGCGGCCGACGCCGCGGCGTGCGCGGAGCTGGGCGTCACGTCGTTCCACCTGCACCCGCGGGACGTGGTCGGGCTGGAGGTGCTGGCCGGGCCCGAGGTGGCCACCGCGGTGGCCGTGGTGCGCGGCGTGGTGCCGCGGGCGGAGATCGGGGTGACGACGGCGGCGTGGGTCGTGCCGGACCGCGTGCGGCGGGCGGAGCTGGTGCGCGGGTGGGCCGGGTTGGCGTCCGGGCGGCCCGACTTCGCGTCGGTGAACGTGCACGAGGAGGGCTGGCTCGACGTCGCCGCCGCGCTGCGCGACGCGGGGGTCGGGATCGAGCTGGGCGTGTTCCACGAGCGGGCGGCGCGGCTGCTGGCGGACGTCGGCGTGCTGGCGGGGGTGGTGCGGGTGCTGGCCGAGGTGCAGCCGGGGGAGACCGTCGACCACGCCGAACGGCTGGTGGACCTGCTCGCGCCGCTCGGCGTGCCGATCCTGCTGCACGGCGAGGACGACAGCGCGTGGCCGGTGCTCGACCACGCGCTGGCGCTGGGGCTGGACACGCGCATCGGGCTGGAGGACACGCTCATCGCGCGTGACGGCACGCGGGCGGTGGGCAACGCGCAGCTCGTCAGCCTTGCTCGAGGGTAAAAGCACTGGTAGCGCGGGTGGCTGGCGTGGTTTTGTGACGTCATGGTGTCCACCGACCGGCTTCTCGCCTTCGCGGCGACGTCGCTGCTGCTGATCCTGATCCCCGGGCCGAGCGTGCTGTTCGTGGTCGGTCGGGCGCTGGCGCAGGGCCGGCGGGCCGCGCTGATCACCGTGCTGGGCAACACGCTCGGCGCGTACGCGCTCGTGGTGGCCGTCGCGTTCGGCGTCGGGGCGGTGGTGGAGCGCTCGGCGGTGGTGTTCACGACGTTGAAGCTGATTGGCGCCGCGTACCTGGTGCACCTGGGGGTGAAGGCGGTGCGGCAGCGCGGGTCGCTGCACGCGTCGTTCGGCGGGGGCGGTGCGGCGCGGGGCGGGTTGCGCACGTTGTGGGAGGGGTTCGCGGTCGGCGTGGCGAACCCGAAGACGATCGTGTTCTTCGCCGCCGTGCTGCCGCAGTTCGTGGACCGGGCGCAGGGGCACGTGGCCGGTCAGA
This genomic window from Saccharothrix sp. HUAS TT1 contains:
- a CDS encoding SWIM zinc finger domain-containing protein, whose amino-acid sequence is MPTLTPALLRHHAGAKSYWRGLTYRASVVELAVRSRHVDGVVVGAAEYLVALRWEDTRLVGSCTCPYGSQGFFCKHCVAVGLVLLERGLTVPPPDAEDEELRVRLAELDHATLVGLLYDRAARDRALRDEIMRVRG
- a CDS encoding 3-keto-5-aminohexanoate cleavage protein — its product is MGFVLQACLNGAREPGSHPSVPITPQQLAADAAACAELGVTSFHLHPRDVVGLEVLAGPEVATAVAVVRGVVPRAEIGVTTAAWVVPDRVRRAELVRGWAGLASGRPDFASVNVHEEGWLDVAAALRDAGVGIELGVFHERAARLLADVGVLAGVVRVLAEVQPGETVDHAERLVDLLAPLGVPILLHGEDDSAWPVLDHALALGLDTRIGLEDTLIARDGTRAVGNAQLVSLARG
- a CDS encoding LysE family translocator, whose amino-acid sequence is MVSTDRLLAFAATSLLLILIPGPSVLFVVGRALAQGRRAALITVLGNTLGAYALVVAVAFGVGAVVERSAVVFTTLKLIGAAYLVHLGVKAVRQRGSLHASFGGGGAARGGLRTLWEGFAVGVANPKTIVFFAAVLPQFVDRAQGHVAGQMLLLGLLFNVIALACDSAWGLVASTARDWFARSPRRLAVVGGAGGVAMIGLGVTIAATGRKD
- a CDS encoding GNAT family N-acetyltransferase; amino-acid sequence: MADIVVRPAREDEWAAAGALTVAAYQADRHIDSHTGKYADTLVDAPSRAREGELLVAVDAGGAVLGTVTVVRPGTPYAEVSRDGEVEFRMLAVSPAARGRGVGEALVRAVIARARELGVRRLVMSSSEHMATAHRLYRRLGFRRSPERDWQPVPGVDVTALGFSLELA
- the ligA gene encoding NAD-dependent DNA ligase LigA, which produces MTSNDPVNPPPVEGVEDVPADVRAQHAALAEVVRAHQFRYYVLDSPTVSDGEFDALLRELEALEQAHPGLATPDSPTQLVGGTFSTEFKAVDHLERMLSLDNVFSHDELRGWFDRVAKEVEGAHFLCELKIDGLAVNLLYEHGKLVRALTRGDGRTGEDVTLNVRTLDSVPEALTGSDDYPVPALVEVRGEVFFAIEDFLELNARLVEAGRPPFANPRNTAAGSLRQKDPKVTASRKLQMICHGLGKRDGFEPGRQSESYEALRAWGLPVSPHTKVLSTFEEVSAHVEYWGGHRHDAVHEIDGVVVKVDEVSSQRRLGTTSRAPRWAIAFKYPPEEATTTLLDIQVQVGRTGRVTPFAVMEPVKVAGSTVARATLHNASEVKRKGVLIGDRIVIRKAGDVIPEVLGPVIDARPADARAFEMPLTCPECGHALRPMKEADVDIRCPNAAGCPGQLRERLAYLASRSALDVEVLGFEAAAALVESPVYGDEGDLFTLDADRLAQVDLFRTKDGELTANALKLLDNLETVKSRPLWRVIVALSIRHVGPTAARALAQEFGSLDRITEATEAELAAAEGVGPTIATAVREWVDTPWRQAIVAKWRAAGVRTTESRDTSIPRNLEGLSIVVTGSLETFSRDEAKEAILSRGGKAVGAVSKKTAFVVVGESPGSKADKAAQLKVPILTEAGFRILLTEGPTAATEVAQIPTPPTPDPSTTDNTPPADLSPSTPLTSTSPTPSPPIE
- a CDS encoding protein-tyrosine phosphatase family protein, whose amino-acid sequence is MSLPGAIELPDGSRVRGRGLRNPTPEGTPEYALYLGSPKMRRAVMARPDAPSWAHEWVEWPDFRLPRSPEQAVALIRDLHARAVAGERVEVACGGGVGRTGTVIACLAVLAGVPSGEAVTWTRANYNRRAVETPWQKRWVGRFPDVTSRR